A part of Amyelois transitella isolate CPQ chromosome 12, ilAmyTran1.1, whole genome shotgun sequence genomic DNA contains:
- the LOC132902330 gene encoding probable endochitinase — protein MYLLQLPPRLLRWTFVVLFIAAVIAPTSTSTAVRRRLRKPTKVSTSVTTSVSRSTDQVISASVNRPKIRGRPSIASRKSSAAIDNSVGTDDHKDKDGYKIVCYYTNWSQYRTKLGKFLPEDIQPDLCTHIIFAFGWLKKGKLSSFESNDETKDGKTGLYDRINSLKKANPKLKTLLAIGNFFF, from the exons atgtatttgttGCAGTTGCCACCAAGACTTCTTCGGTGGACTTTCGTGGTTCTATTCATAGCGGCTGTGATAGCGCCTACATCGACTTCTACTG CCGTAAGAAGAAGATTACGCAAGCCAACCAAAGTTTCCACATCGGTCACGACCAGCGTGTCCAGATCCACCGACCAGGTGATCTCGGCAAGTGTGAACAGGCCTAAGATACGTGGTCGGCCCAGCATAGCCAGTCGGAAGTCCTCTGCTGCTATCGACAACTCAGTCGGGACGGATGATCATAAAGACAAGGATGGGTATAAG ATCGTGTGCTACTACACCAACTGGTCCCAATACCGGACTAAGCTTGGCAAGTTCTTACCTGAAGATATACAACCAGACCTTTGCACCCACATCATCTTCGCCTTCGGTTGGCTGAAGAAGGGGAAGCTCAGCTCTTTCGAGTCCAACGATGAGACCAAAGACGGAAAGACTGGTCTTTACGACAGAATCAACAGCTTGAAGAAAGCCAATCCCAAATTGAAGACTCTGTTGGCTATtggtaatttctttttttaa